The Streptomyces capitiformicae genome contains the following window.
GTCCTGTTCCTTGGCGTTGCGTTCGAGATCTGCACTTACCTGGGCGGTGTATTGCGCTTTGAGATCCGTAGCGTTGAGAGTGTCTTCAGCCATGATGGTTGCCCTCTTCCGGAATCGGGGTCGCTGTGTGTGGCGGATGCTACTCAACCTGGCCGGAACCAACTCCTGTATCTGTCCGGGTTCCCGCGTCTCTCGTGTCGGCGGCAGCTCCTGTTGCCCTGGATTCCCCTTGACGATACGCGCACAGAGCGCCTGGCTTCCCTCCGGTACGAGGCGTCGCCGAAGGCTGGGTCGTGATTCAGTATCGAGTAGCCGGTGTTCACAGCACCGGTTGGGAAGGCACTCCCGTGCACAGCGTAGTCAACAACGACAGCACCACCACCGCCAATTGCTCCTCCCTGATCGACGAGATCGTCCGGGAGGGCGCGAGGCGGATGCTGGCCGCCGCGCTCGAAGCCGAAGTCGACGCGTATATGGCCGAGTTGGCCGATCAGCGCGACGAGGCGGGACAGCGGCTCTTGGTCCGCAACGGCTACCACCAGCCGAGAAAGGTCACCACCGCGGCCGGGTTGGTCGAGGTCAACGCCACGCGCGCGAACGATAAGCGCGTCGATGAGGCAACGGGCGAGGGTAAGCGGTTCTCCTCGGCGCTGGAGCATTTCCTCGGCTCGGCGGCCGGCCTGTCGGCGGCGACCGTCACCCGGCTGACCGCGCAGTGGCAGGCCGACCACGCCGCGTTCATGGACCGCGACCTCGCTGAGGTCGACTACGTGTACGTGTGGGCCGACGGCATCCACCTCAACGTCCGCCTGGAGAAGGCCAAATCCTGCGTGCTCGTCCTGGTCGGCGTGCGGGCCGACGGCTCCAAGGAACTGGTCGCGCTCAAGGACGGCTACCGCGGGGCCGCCGAGTCCTGGGCCGACCTGGTGCGCGACTGCGCCCACCGGGGCATGCGCGCTCCCATCCTTGCGGTCGGCGACGGCGCCACAAGAGTGCTCGACACCATGCCGAAGTCCGCGCAGCCGGGCGCGAAGAAGGCGACCCAGGACATCTGCAACGCCGAGGACAAGCAGCACGCTCAAGCGGTGGTCGAGACGCTCGCCCAGCTCTACGGCGCAAAGTTCCCCAAGGCCGTCAAGAGGATCACCGACGCCGAAGCCGAGCTGCTGGCATTCTTCGACTTCCCCGCCGAGCACAGGGTCCACCTGCGGACCATGAATCCGATCGAGTCGACGTTCGCCACCGTCCGGTTGCGGACCAAGGACACCTGCGGCGTCGGCTTCCGCACCGCCGCCCTGGCGATGGTGTTCAAGCTCGTCGAGTCTGCCCATGTCCGCTGGCGCGCGGTGAACGCGCCCCACCTCGTCGCTCTCGTCCGCGCCGGAGCCCGCTTCGAACGCGGCCGCCTCGTCGAACGCGGCCGCCTCGTTGAACGCACCGAGGTGGTAGCGGCATGAACACCGTGGATCTGCGCCCGGCGACGCCGGCCGACAGCGAGTTCTGCTTCCAGCTCCACAAGGCCGCCATGGGCAGCTACGTCACGGCCGTGTGGGGCTGGGACGACGAAGACCAACGCGCCCATCACGAGCGCAGCTTCCGCCCGGGTCGCTGGCAGATCATCACCGTCGACGGAACCGACGCAGGCCTTCTGATCGTCGAGTACGGCGCGACCGACGTCTACCTGGGGCGCATCGAACTCCACCCCGCTACCAGGGACGCGGTATCGGCACCCAGCTCCTCCAGTCCCTCATCGACACCGCAGCCCAATGGGATCAGGACCTGCTCTTTGACGTGTTCACCGTCAACACGCGTGCTCATGCCTTCTACCAGCGGCACGGCTTCCGCGAGGAGACCCGCCATGGTGAGAACAACCGCAAGATCCGGCCTGAGAAGCCGTATCTCAACCGAACGTGATCCGTTGATTTTTGCTGGTCAGGCATGGTGTAGCTCGGAATGAGAGAGGCATCCGGCGTCTTGTTTCCGCTCCGTGAGCGAGGGGTGCGCGATGGCGTCGGTGCTGGGAATGCTGGAGGAGCGGGAGACAGCGGCCCGTGTGCGGGCGGAAGGGATACGGGAGGAAGTCGCCCGGTTGGCTGAGGTGTTGGAGGCCGCCGAGATCGAGCTGGACCGGCGGGTGATCGCGCGGGAAGAGCTGGTCGAGGCCCTAGCAGCCTCGGCTGCCGAGACCACCGCCGGGACCGAGGCCGAGGAGAAAGCGGTGCTGTCGCTCGCGCCGGTGCCGGGCTCGACGGTGCCGCCCTGGCGGGAAGGGCTGCCGGTGACGGTTCTGGCGCCGGACTATCAGTGCATTCTGGGCGTGCTGGAACAGCAGCGAACCACGGGTCACGGACCGCTTCGGGCCAAGGAGATCGCGGTGGAGCTGGGCCTTGACGCGACGCCGGCGAAGGTCGAGGGACTGCCGTCGAAAGCCCGGCGCCTGGCGGAGCGCGGGTGGCTCCTCCTGGAGGCGTCGGGGGCGTTCAGTGCCGGCCGGCGGACCGTGGCCGTCCCAGACGCCGGCTCATCCGCGTGACCATCGACCACCGGATCATCGCCTCGCTGGTGGCGGGCAGAGTCTCGTAGTCCCGGGCCAGACGGCGGGAGTTCATCAGCCACGCGAACGTGCGCTCGGCCACCCAGCGCCTGGGCAGCACCACGAACCCTGCCATGTCGTCGGTGCGCTTGACGATCTCCAAGGTCAGGGCGAGTTTGTCCCGGCACCAGCCGACGAGGGAGCCGGTGTAGCCGCCGTCGGCCCACACGAGGGTGATGTCGCGGCGCAGCCGGATCAGCAGGCCCGCCGCGGCGTCCCGGTCGCCGATGTTCGCGGCGGTGACCGCGACGGCCAGGAGCAGGCCGAGGGTGTCGGTCACGATGTGCCGCTTGCGGCCCGGCACCTTCTTCCCGTGTCGTAGCCGCGTGAGGCGGTCGGCACCGTCGCGGCGGCCCGCACCGACTACGCGTCGATGATCCCCGCAGTGGGCTCGGCCTCGCGGCCCTCGCGCTCACGGAGCGTCCCGCGCAGCCGGTCGTGGAACTCGGCGATCAGCCCGTGCTCGCGCCAGCGGCGGAAGAAGGCGTAGACCCGGGCCCATGCAGGGAAGTCCGCGGGCATCGCCCGCCATGAGATCCCGCCCGCGACCAGGTAGCGGATCGCGTCCAACAGCTGCCGGTGGCAGTAGCCCTCGGGCCGTCCACCCCGCCCCTGGAACCAGGCCGGCACCGGCAGCAACGGCCGGCCGGCCGCCCACTCGGCGTCCGTCATGTCCGACGGATACCGGCGCACCCGGTCCGGATGGTCGGCCGCGTTGCCGTACACGTGCGCGAGGCAATCGCACGACACGGCGGGCGGGTTGAAGTCAACGTGCTCGGGCACGTACAACAAAAACAACAGGGCCTCCGGGAACCACTCGGAATGGGATCGCACCCCCGAGCTACCAGGAGGCCCTGCTTTCACGCGCGGAAACCGCCGCAGTCACCCGATCGAGACTCCCGTTCGATCGACAGCCTTCGAGATCGGTACGTGCAACAACCACTTACGTGTCGGGATGCTCCGGCAGGGCGAGCCAGTCCGACCAGGAGATCTCGCGGCCGAGGAAGCGCGGCTGCTCGAACGGCCAGTCGGCGGCGATCCACTGCGGCACCAGCGCATCGAGGGCCTGCTCGACCTTGCTGCCCACCAGCTCGTCCACCACCCACCAGGAGATCTCGCCGTCCGCGCCGGCCCTCTCCGGTGGGTCGATGTAGACACAGCCGAGCAGAGCTGTCTCCGCCGCGTCGAACAGCGCGTAGTTGAAGGACTGGTGTGCGGCGATCTCCTTCTCGTGCCGCAACAGGTCGGCCTGGTCGGCCTCGTAGGTCATGGTGGCCGCGGGCCAGCCCCAGGCCGGGCCGAAGATGGTCCACAGCCGCTCGCGCGAACCCATCACAGCCGGATAGTCGAGCGGGGTGTCCGCCTCCCGGATCGGCCGCAGGTGATGACCACCGCCCGGCAGCGGTACCAGGACGGGGTGGACGAAGTCATCGGGAAGCCAGCTCATGGCGCCCGACCGTAGCAGCGCGCGGCCGTCCGCTCCCCTGGATTTTCCCCGCATACCGCCAGACCCTGCTCTCATGCTGGGCAGGGCCCGCGATCACCCGATCGAGACTCCCGTTCGATCGACAGACTCCATGATCGGTATGGCAACGGCTTCTGAGACCAGCCCAGCCCTTTGGTCGCCCATACCGCCGCACGCTGTTGCGCAGGCAGGCCGGCCAGGGCGTGGTGTACATCGCATCGAGCGGAGATGACATCGCTGACGTCATCGGCCTCCCATCGAAGATCGGCTTGCGATGCTTCTGCCGCCTGCTCGTAGTGCCGCTTTCGTCGGGTGTGCTCCAGGATCTCCCGCCTCACGATCTGGAACAGGTAGGCCTTGGGCTGCTCAATGCGGGCTGGGTCGCGGCAGCCTTGACGAAGGCGTTCCCCACAACGTCCTCGGGGTCGATGAACGATTGCGGTACGTTCGCCGCGCGCAACTTCTTGCGCGCAAACCCCACCAACTCGCCGTAGTGGCGTGTGTGGATCTCCCCCAGAGTGGCGTCCACACGCCGGCCCGCCTCAGACATTGCGTCGTCCCCCACGCCGCTTGGGGCCGGGATGGGGGCCGCCGCGCTGGGCTCTGATGATCTCTGCCTTCCCGGCGTCGCGGGTCCTGTCAGCCTTGCTGTTGATGAGCGAGGTGATGCTCGGCAGCAGGAAGCCCAGGACGACGAGCAGGATGGTGATGGGATCCATCTTCTTCTCCTTCGGGTAGCGGTCTTGCGCGCCCCTGTGCGGAAGCGGCCGTCACCACTGAAGAGGGACGAGTCCGGGATTCTCTTTACACGCCGGCGAAGTCTCTTCAGGTTCCCGGCCCCGCTGGGCTAGGGGATGGGCCCAGGGAAGGTGCGTCACCAACCGCTTTGAGCACCTGAGTACGAGACTCTGAGTACGCGTACTCTGTCGGCCCCCGGCCCTCCGCGGAACGCCTCGTACGCGTGAAGCTGCTGAGTCCTCTCCGCGCACGTTCGTGGCCCGAACGCTGGCTGACTCGCCTGGCCGGGGCCGCTCTGTCTGCTGCCGTCTACGTCCTCTGCCTGCCCCGCGACCGCTCTCTCCGGCTCGGGTTCCGGGAATCGATCGAGGACGTGGCCCCGTTCACCGTCTCGGGCGTCGTGGTCCTGGCCGCCGCCCTGTTGCCGCTGGCGGCCTACTTCGGCCATCGGGACACCCTGGCCTGGCCGCTGCTGGTGGTGGCTGTCCCGCCCTCCGTCGTGATCTGGGTGCTACTGCTCCCCGCCCACTCCGACTTCGAGTCGCCCGCCGGACACTTCTGGCCGCATCTGTGGGGTGCGTGGACGCTGGTGATCGCTGCCTGGGGGCTGCTCGTCGCAGCGGTGGCCCGTCGGTTCCGCAAACTCCGAAGTGAGCCTCCTGCGGAGGAGGGATGGGTGCTCCGGGCACACGAGCCGCACCAGCCGTGAACCGTCTCCCACGCGTCCGTGCGGTCAGGCACCTGTGGTGGAGCCCGGCCGCGAGATCATCAGGACGGTCACCGTTGTCCACAGCAAGTTGAAGTGGCGCTGGCGCCGCTCCTTCCCGAAGGCAGCATGGACAAGATCTCCCCCAACAACGATCAGATTGTCCGGCTACACCACCACAGAGGACATGACCCCCGGCCTGGTACCGGCACATCACCCTGGCAGAAATCCGAAGGCTCATGGCAGCTTGTCGCCCCGGAACAGCGCACCTCCGCCGCCACATTGATCGGGCACTGAGACGGTCCGTCTGGCGCCGCCGTCACCAGGCCGCCGCACACGCTGCCATCGGCAAGGTCCCCACCCATAACCCCACCAACGACAGATCTGCCAGCAGTCACGGCAAGCACCGTTGCAGTACTAGAAGCCGTCGGCGTTGAAGTTGTGGATCACGTCCCGGACCCGGTCCGCACTGGTGAACGTCACCTCGGCGATCTTCGCCACGGGCATGCCCTGCGCGGACAGCAGCACCATCTGGGCCCGCCGCCACGTCACCACTGACCCGGTGCCCCTGCGGATGATCCACAGCAGGCGCTGTCCCTCATCGTCATCTCTCGCGGACGCGTACTCGTTCTGCCACCCGGACAGCCTGGCGACACCGCGTCGTCCGGACCAGCATCCGAACGGCGCGTCACGTCACTACAGGGCAAACGTTGTCTGATGCGGCACTAGAAGCGACGCACCGCCGGTCACGAACTCCCGCCACGTGACGACCCATCAGCTCGCTACACTCAGAAACAGGCTCCTGACCAGCGGCGATAGCGAACTGCAACTGGAGTACCAAGGGGGGCGGAGAAGAGGGAGGAAACGTGGGCTGACGGCGCACTGTTCTTTCGTGCTGCCCCAGCCCTACATGGTTCGGTATGCCCGGAGAAAGGTCCGCACTCCCTCGACGATGAGTGGCCGGACGCGGGTGTCCTCCGCGGCATTCGCGGAACCGAGCCTGTCCAGCGCGACGCCGAAGGTCAGCGCGATGAACTGGTCGGCCGCGAGTCGGGGGTCGGGGACGTCGAGCAGCCCGGCCGCGGCGAAGGCGGCGAACCGCTCGGCGATTGCCTCGTCGGGGGTGTCGGCCATGGAGTTGTAGCCCCGGTGCGGCAGGTGGCCGGATTCCGCCTGGACCAGACGTTGCAGCGTTGCGTACTCCGCCGAGCCGAGCATGTCGGTTGCGATGCGCATCGAGAACGTGACCAGGGCGTCCTCGAGGTCGGCGGCCTCGGTGCGATCGGTGAGGGTGTCGTCGAGGGTGCGCCGGATCGTGGTGATCAGTGACTGGCCGACGGCGTCGACAACTGCTTGCAGCAGCGTCTGCTTGTCGCCGAAGTAGTCGTAGACCGTCCGCTTGGACACCTCGGCCCGGGCGGCGATCGCGTCGACGCTGGACCGGTCGAAGCCGTCGGCGAGGAACAGCTCCCGGGCCGCCGAGAGGATGGCGGCCCGCTTCCGCGCGGACCCCTCGCGCAGTGTCTTCGTGGTCGGCATGGGTGCATCTTAACTGTTCTACACTGCACGGTGTAGTGTAGTACTGGTTCGGCGCGGGCCGCACTCGTACACCTGCTTCGCCCGGCGGAGCCGCGCATGCGTCACCTCGGGTACCGCTTCGCCGGGTTCACCCCGCCGGACCACCTCGGACCTGTGCGCAAAGCACCATGCACACCGCGCCCCGGGTGCATGGCCGCTGCATCCGCGCCGGGCCCGGCAAAGCGGCAGCGCTACGCGTACGGCCGGCCCTTCACTCGCCCGGTAATCACGGAAAGGACGTCCATGACCGCAACTCTGGCTCCCCCGGTCCGCATCGGGAAGGCCGCTGTCGGTGCCCTCGGCATGCTCGCAGTCGCCACTGGTGCCTTGGAGTCGGTGGTGACGCCGACGCTCCCGCTCCTGCAACGCGAGCTGGATATGAGTCCAGCCGAAGGGGCGTTACTCAGCATCGTGCTCCTCATCACCGGCGCGCTGGTCACGCCAGTCGCAGGCAAGTTCGGCGACCGGCACGGCGGAAAACGAGTTCTGATCCGGCTGATGGCGGTGGTCTCGGCCGGTGGCCTGGTGTCCGCCCTGGCGCCGAACCTGCCTGTGCTGCTGCTCGGCCAGGTACTGCAGGGGGCGATGGTGGGAGCGCTGCCCCTGTCGTTCATCGTGGTGCGCAAACACCTCCCCGCGGGAGAGTCGAAGGTGGCCATCGGGGTGGTCAGCGGGTTGTTCGTGGGGGGCGGGATGGCGGGAACGCTGTCGGCCGGGCCCGTGGCGGAAGGGCTGTCCCGACACTGGATGTTCGCGCTGCCGACGATCGCGGTCATCGGGGCCACCATGCTGGTGAACAGGCTGATGCCGCATGATCCGCCGGGCCGGTCGGACGACGCCGGGGTCGACTGGCCCGGCCTGCTTCTCTTGAGCGGGACGCTGGTCACGCTCATGCTCGTGCTCGCACTGGCGCCCGACATCGGCTCGCAGCCACTCGTGCTCGGCGCCCTCATCGTGGTTCTGGCCGCCTTCGTGACCGGATGGACAGCCGTTGAGCGTCGTGCGGCCTCGCCGATGGTCGATCTGCGCATGCTGGCACGGCCTGCGATCTGGAAGTCGTGCGTGCTGACGTTCGTGATGTGCGTCGGTACCTCGGTGGCGGTGTATCTCGTCCCGCAACTGTTCGCGGTGTCCGCCGGCGAGTACGGTTTCGGGGCCAGCGCCACCGAGATCGGCTTCTTCCTGCTGCCCGGCGCCGTGTCCGCGTCGCTGGCCGGGCCGATCAGTGGGATCGGGGCGCGGCGTTTCGGCTCGCGTGCCATGGTCATCGCCGGGATCGTCATCATGGCCGCCGCCCTGATCGCCCTGGCAGCCGTGCACACCGAGGTCTGGCACCTCGTCATCGGCAAGGTGATGATCTCGCTTGCCAACGGCCTGTGCGTTACGGCGATGGTGACCGGCACCGCCACTTCCGTCGATCAGAGTGACACAGGCATCGCCACCAGCCTGGTCCTGGTGACTCGCGTGATCGGCTACGCCGTAGGTTCGCAGGTCGGTGGTGCGGTCCTCACCGCCGGGACCCCTTCCGGGTCGGATGTCCCGGCCGAATCGGCCTTCGTCACCGGCTTCGTCATAGCCGGCGCCGTCACGGCGCTGTGCCTGCTTGTCGCCCGGACCATGAGCAAAGGAGTCAAGGAATGACCCGCACTGATCTGTTGAGGGATGTCCGTACCACGCCGAGGCGCAAGGTCCTGATATCCGGGGCCGGCGTCGCGGGGCCCGCCCTCGCGTTCTGGCTGAACCGCTACGGATTCGCGGTCACGGTAGTCGAGAAGGCGGGCACACTTCGTGACGGTGGTTACCCCATCGACGTGCGCGGCACCGCACTCGAGGTCGTCCGGAGGATGGGAATCCTGCCGCGACTGCAGGACGCGCACATCGACCTGCGCCGGCTGACCTTCCTCGACAGGGACGGCAGCGAGGTGGCCTCGGTCAACCCGCACACCGTCACCGGCGGTGTCGCGGGACGGGACCTGGAGGTGCGGCGCGGGGATCTGACTCGCGCTCTCTACACGGCGGTCCGTGACGACGTGGAGTTCTTGTTCAACGACTCCATCGACACCTTCGACCAGTCCGGCCACGGGGTCGACGTCACCTTCCACGGGGGCGGCAGGCGTACGTTCGACATGGTGTTCGGTGCGGACGGTCTGCACTCACGCACCCGCGAGTTCCTGTTCGGCCCCGAAAAACAGTTCCACCGGTACCTCGGCTACTGCTTCGCCGTGTTCACCATGCGCAACACCTTCGGGCTCTCCCACGAGACCGTGATGTGGACCACCCCGGGCAGAGCCGCGGCACTCTACGCCGTAGGGGACAACGACGAAGTGCACGCCTTCCTGAACTTCGCCCACCCGGAACCGCCGTTCGACGAGTTCCGGAACCCCAAAGCCCAACGGGACCTGGTCGCCGCGGTCTTCGCCGACGCGGGATGGGAGGTCCCGGGCATGCTTGCCGCCATGCGCGACGCGGACGACCTGTTCTTCGACGGGGTCAGCCAGATCCGCATGCCCCGCTGGTCCAGCGGCAGGGTCGCGCTGGTGGGCGACGCCGCGTACGCGCCCTCGTTCCTTACCGGACAGGGCACCAGCCTCGCGCTCGTCGGCGCGTACATGCTCGCCGGTTGCCTGGCCGACCGGGACCACGCCGCGGGCTTCGCCGCCTACGAGCACAGCACCCGTGAGGTTGTGACCGTGAACCAGGAACAGGTCGGCGAAGGCGACGCCACACTCTTCCCCACCACCGCCCGGGCGCTGGAGCAGCGCAACGACATGCTGCGCAGTCTCAGCACCATGCCCTCCGCGGAGGGACGACCGGCCCACTCGGCCCTCACCCTGCCCGACTTCATGCCCATGACGTGAGCCCGGGCAGCGCGCCGGTGACGGTGGGTGCGCTGATCGCGGAGCGCTACTGCTCCAGGCCGGCCGACTGGGCGCTCTGGAACCACAATTCAGCGGAGATGGGACGGTCTCGACGGTCCGCCTCCACTCCTTCTTGAAGTATCCGCCGGATGCCCAGCTCCGGCCCGACTCGGACAAGGTCTTGTCCGGCGACCGGCCGACGATGACCACCTGCTGTTGAAGCGCACCCGGTCTGGCGTGACCGATGTGACGATTCGGCCGTTCGGAAGGGTGTGTGTACTCGGCTGCGGATCGTGGACGACGACTTGTGGGCACTGCTCGAGCCGCTGCCGCCGCCCTGGCCCCAGAGAAGGCGCCGGGCCCGCAGCCGGTGCCGGACCGGCTGTGTCTGCAGGGGGCATCCCGTACGTGCTCCACAACGACATAGCCTGGCAACTTCTGCCCTTGGAGCTGGGCTTCGGCTCCGGACAGACCTGCTGGCGGCGCCTGGACCGCTGGCAGCAGGGCGGAGTCTTCGACCAGCTGCACCATCGCATCCTGCTCGCCGACCTCAACGCGGCCGGCGAACTCGACTGGTCCCGCGCGTGCGTGGACGGCTCCCACAACCGGCACGTCATTCCCGGGCGCCGGGGCCCGGTGGGCCCACTGCCGCAGCCGTGGTGGTGCAGGCAGTAGGCCCGCTGGTTCCGGCCGGGAACGGGATCCGTACGCGCGCAGGAACGAAGTGGAGTGGACCTTCAATGTCCTCAAGGGCTTCGGAGCCGTAGCTATGGCTGCGGGCTCAACTCACAGGACAGTCCCTAGTACAGGGCTTCGCCCATCGGGGAGCTGTCGCCGATGACATAGGCGCGGATCGCCGCGAGGTACGCGTCGCGGGCGACCCGGCCGTCGCCATCGATGTCCAGTGTGTTGAAGGCGGCCTCGGCGTTGTCGGCCGGATTGTTCAGCGCGGTGCGCAGGGTGGTGAACTCGGCCCGGTCCAGGGCGCCGTCGCCGTCGGTGTCGACGAGGTCGAACAGCGAGCCGAGTGCGAACCGGCAGACGTTGTCGAACTTGTCGGCGTCCACCCATGCGTCGTACTCGTCGAAGGTCAGCCGGCCGTCTGCGTTGGCGTCCATCACCTCCCAAGCCTTGAGCCCTTCGGCACGGGCGGTGACGACGAGCGGGTCGTCCTCCGTGCGCCCCGTCGCCTGGACCACCCGTTCGATGCGGGAGAGGTAGTCATGTGCCGTGATGACGCCGTCCCCGTCCGCGTCCATCGTGGCGAAGACGCGCCTTGTGGGAGTGGCGGCGGCTTTGGTGGTCGTACGGTCCACTCGGTTTCCTCCTGCTGGCTTCAGCTCGACGAGGACTCGTCCTGCCCTTCCTGCCCGTGCGTGCTTCGCGTCTCACGCGGCCGTGGCAACGGGCGGGAGCGGTGGAGCATGAGGGTGCGCGCCCGGGCGGGTGCGCGCGGGAGGCGTACTTCAAGCCGCCTGGGTGGCGGCTGGGGGCAGGGGTAGGCAAGGGGCGGTAGCGGTGCGGACGTGTTGGAGGGTGAGTGTTCGGAATGCGTGGCACGGCAGTGACGTTGGGGTCCCTGGCATTGCTGTTCTCGTCATTGGTATGGGCGCCGGCTGGTCAGGCCTGGGCCGGTGGGGACGGGGCCGTCACCTGCACGGGCAATTCCAAGAGCCGGTACGACCCACCGCTCACCCTCCTGCCCCGGCCGACCCGCAACCACGCGGACGTGCGGTATACGTGCAGCGTCGGACCCGGCCGCACCGTCGCAGCCACCAGCTCCTTCGACTCCTCCCCGGCCTTGGCATCCTGTGCTTCGGTGTCCAGGGGAGGCGGCGTGGAAACCGTCCGGTACGCCGACGGCGGACGGTCCGTGATCGCCATCGACACTGCCACTACGGCCCGTGTCGCGGGCGTTCTGGTCGTCCTGCAATCGGGCCGGGTCACCGAAGGGCGCGGCGCCGGCCATCATGTACGGCGAACCGTGGCCGCCCTGCCTCAGCAACTGCTCACGGACTGTCTTACGTCTGGTCTCCAAGGCAGCGAGAGCTCCGTTCAGCTGGAGATCCTGCCGTAACGCCAACCGCCCGCGCGTTCCACCAGACACGCCCTGGTGACAATGCCGTTGACTTACGGGTCTGGCGGAGGCAGGACGGCGCCGATGACCTGCAGCATTTCGCCGGGGCGTCGCAGCGGTTGGGGTGGTCGTGGCCGGTCGGGGGTGCCAGGACAGGAAGCGGGACATCTTTCCTGATCACCAGGGACGGGTCCTATAACCGTCTGGCCCGCTTCCGCACCTGGCAGCGCAGGATCTCCTGGAACCGCTGGTCAAGGCTGTCCTCGCGCCACAGGGTGAAGTAGTGGAAAACCGCCGACCAGGCCGAGAAGTCGTGTGGCAGGAGCCGCCACTGACAGCCCGTCCGGTTCCGGTACAGCAGCGCGTTCACAAGCTCGCGCAGGTCGCAGGAGCCCGGCTCCCGGTGGCCGACCGCGCCACCCGCTCCTGCTTCCAGATGGTGACCAGAGGTTCAGTCAACGCCCACCGCTCGCCGATCAAGTTGGTTGCGTACGGCATCCGTTCCATACCCGCGACCCCATCCTGCACACGACATGACACGAGGACGGAACCGTCCCATCGCCCACGAACGGGCGACACGACATCGTCAGGACCGGACATAACACCCTTTCAAACGTCCTCAGTCTCCCCTCCGTAAGGTCAAGGAACCATCACCCACACCTGTTAGGTTCCCCGTTCGACTGGCGAAGAGCCGTGAAACGGGGGCTACTTCGCGACGCCATGTAGGTCTCCATACGTGGGAGGCACAATGAACAGACGCGTCACGATGCCACTCAGTGCCTTGTTACTCCTGCTCGGATCTGCGGCGCCCGCCGTCGCAGGCAACGACGACAACAGCTCCGCTCCCGGGAAGACGATCTACGTGGACGACACGGTCGACGTGTCCTACCGGCAGCTCGCGGCGGACGATCCGCAGTGGAACAAGGTGCCCCGGAAGTTCCGCGACAAGGTGCGGGAGGGCTCCTACATCGCGCAGCTGCAGATCAAGAACGTCTCCAAGCACGACATCAACGGCTGGTCGCTGTCGTTCGAGTCACCGGACAGGATCACGGCGACCGAGTCGGCGAAGCTGGACGCCCGGCAGGGCATGCGCACGACGATCCAGAACGA
Protein-coding sequences here:
- a CDS encoding transposase, with amino-acid sequence MHSVVNNDSTTTANCSSLIDEIVREGARRMLAAALEAEVDAYMAELADQRDEAGQRLLVRNGYHQPRKVTTAAGLVEVNATRANDKRVDEATGEGKRFSSALEHFLGSAAGLSAATVTRLTAQWQADHAAFMDRDLAEVDYVYVWADGIHLNVRLEKAKSCVLVLVGVRADGSKELVALKDGYRGAAESWADLVRDCAHRGMRAPILAVGDGATRVLDTMPKSAQPGAKKATQDICNAEDKQHAQAVVETLAQLYGAKFPKAVKRITDAEAELLAFFDFPAEHRVHLRTMNPIESTFATVRLRTKDTCGVGFRTAALAMVFKLVESAHVRWRAVNAPHLVALVRAGARFERGRLVERGRLVERTEVVAA
- a CDS encoding GNAT family N-acetyltransferase yields the protein MGLGRRRPTRPSRAQLPPGSLADHHRRRNRRRPSDRRVRRDRRLPGAHRTPPRYQGRGIGTQLLQSLIDTAAQWDQDLLFDVFTVNTRAHAFYQRHGFREETRHGENNRKIRPEKPYLNRT
- a CDS encoding GNAT family N-acetyltransferase; the protein is MSWLPDDFVHPVLVPLPGGGHHLRPIREADTPLDYPAVMGSRERLWTIFGPAWGWPAATMTYEADQADLLRHEKEIAAHQSFNYALFDAAETALLGCVYIDPPERAGADGEISWWVVDELVGSKVEQALDALVPQWIAADWPFEQPRFLGREISWSDWLALPEHPDT
- a CDS encoding TetR/AcrR family transcriptional regulator; its protein translation is MPTTKTLREGSARKRAAILSAARELFLADGFDRSSVDAIAARAEVSKRTVYDYFGDKQTLLQAVVDAVGQSLITTIRRTLDDTLTDRTEAADLEDALVTFSMRIATDMLGSAEYATLQRLVQAESGHLPHRGYNSMADTPDEAIAERFAAFAAAGLLDVPDPRLAADQFIALTFGVALDRLGSANAAEDTRVRPLIVEGVRTFLRAYRTM
- a CDS encoding MFS transporter — encoded protein: MTATLAPPVRIGKAAVGALGMLAVATGALESVVTPTLPLLQRELDMSPAEGALLSIVLLITGALVTPVAGKFGDRHGGKRVLIRLMAVVSAGGLVSALAPNLPVLLLGQVLQGAMVGALPLSFIVVRKHLPAGESKVAIGVVSGLFVGGGMAGTLSAGPVAEGLSRHWMFALPTIAVIGATMLVNRLMPHDPPGRSDDAGVDWPGLLLLSGTLVTLMLVLALAPDIGSQPLVLGALIVVLAAFVTGWTAVERRAASPMVDLRMLARPAIWKSCVLTFVMCVGTSVAVYLVPQLFAVSAGEYGFGASATEIGFFLLPGAVSASLAGPISGIGARRFGSRAMVIAGIVIMAAALIALAAVHTEVWHLVIGKVMISLANGLCVTAMVTGTATSVDQSDTGIATSLVLVTRVIGYAVGSQVGGAVLTAGTPSGSDVPAESAFVTGFVIAGAVTALCLLVARTMSKGVKE
- a CDS encoding FAD-dependent monooxygenase; translation: MTRTDLLRDVRTTPRRKVLISGAGVAGPALAFWLNRYGFAVTVVEKAGTLRDGGYPIDVRGTALEVVRRMGILPRLQDAHIDLRRLTFLDRDGSEVASVNPHTVTGGVAGRDLEVRRGDLTRALYTAVRDDVEFLFNDSIDTFDQSGHGVDVTFHGGGRRTFDMVFGADGLHSRTREFLFGPEKQFHRYLGYCFAVFTMRNTFGLSHETVMWTTPGRAAALYAVGDNDEVHAFLNFAHPEPPFDEFRNPKAQRDLVAAVFADAGWEVPGMLAAMRDADDLFFDGVSQIRMPRWSSGRVALVGDAAYAPSFLTGQGTSLALVGAYMLAGCLADRDHAAGFAAYEHSTREVVTVNQEQVGEGDATLFPTTARALEQRNDMLRSLSTMPSAEGRPAHSALTLPDFMPMT
- a CDS encoding transposase, whose product is MLHNDIAWQLLPLELGFGSGQTCWRRLDRWQQGGVFDQLHHRILLADLNAAGELDWSRACVDGSHNRHVIPGRRGPVGPLPQPWWCRQ
- a CDS encoding EF-hand domain-containing protein; translation: MDRTTTKAAATPTRRVFATMDADGDGVITAHDYLSRIERVVQATGRTEDDPLVVTARAEGLKAWEVMDANADGRLTFDEYDAWVDADKFDNVCRFALGSLFDLVDTDGDGALDRAEFTTLRTALNNPADNAEAAFNTLDIDGDGRVARDAYLAAIRAYVIGDSSPMGEALY
- a CDS encoding transposase — translated: MNALLYRNRTGCQWRLLPHDFSAWSAVFHYFTLWREDSLDQRFQEILRCQVRKRARRL